One Festucalex cinctus isolate MCC-2025b chromosome 3, RoL_Fcin_1.0, whole genome shotgun sequence DNA window includes the following coding sequences:
- the actr6 gene encoding actin-related protein 6: MATLVLDNGAYTAKIGYSSEEVSVIPNCQFRSKTSRMKTFTANQLDEIKDPSALFYILPFQKGYLVNWDVQRKVWDHLFGKEMFKVDFPDCSVIISEPYFNFTSIQESMNEILFEEYRFQSALRINAGSLSARRYFRDQPYQLCCLLVDSGFSFTHIAPYCRGRRMKDAIRRVSVGGKLLTNHLKEIISYRQLHVMDETHVINQVKEDVCFVSQDFYKDMAVAQLKGHDNTVMRDYVLPDFSAIKKGFCKPSEQVVLSGKYKTGEQILRLANERFAVPEMLFHPSDIGIQEMGVPEAIVHSVQSLSQDMQPHMYGNIILTGGNVLFPGFRERLEAELRSLVPAHIPVKVTLPDNPITYAWEGGKLLANDPDYEEMVVTRDDYEENGHYICEEKFDI, translated from the exons CGTCATTCCCAACTGCCAGTTTCGCTCCAAGACCTCGCGGATGAAAACGTTCACTGCCAACCAGCTGGATGAGATCAAAGACCCCTCAGCACTCTTCTACATCCTGCCTTTCCAAAAG GGTTACCTGGTCAACTGGGACGTCCAGAGGAAAGTTTGGGATCATTTGTTTGGCAAAGAAATGTTCAAG GTGGACTTTCCCGACTGCAGCGTGATCATCAGCGAGCCGTACTTCAACTTCACGTCCATCCAGGAGTCCATGAACGAGATCCTGTTTGAGGAGTACCGCTTCCAGTCGGCGCTCCGCATCAACG CGGGTTCCCTGAGCGCTCGCCGATACTTCCGCGACCAACCTTACCAGCTGTGCTGCCTCCTGGTGGACAGCGGCTTCTCCTTCACGCACATCGCCCCCTACTGCCGCGGCAGAAGAATGAAGGACGCCATCCGCAG GGTCAGCGTCGGAGGGAAGCTGCTGACCAATCACCTGAAAGAAATCATCTCGTATCG GCAGCTGCACGTGATGGACGAGACGCACGTCATCAACCAGGTGAAGGAGGACGTCTGCTTTGTGTCTCAGGACTTCTACAAGGACATGGCCGTCGCACA GTTGAAAGGTCACGACAACACGGTAATGAGGGACTACGTTCTTCCCGACTTCAGCGCCATCAAAAAAGGCTTCTGCAAG cCGTCCGAGCAGGTGGTGCTGAGCGGCAAGTACAAGACGGGGGAGCAGATCCTGCGGCTGGCCAACGAGCGCTTCGCCGTTCCCGAGATGCTCTTCCACCCGTCCGACATCGGCATCCAGGAGATGGGCGTCCCCGAGGCCATCGTCCACTCGGTCCAGTCTCTGTCCCAAG ACATGCAGCCTCACATGTACGGCAACATCATCCTGACCGGAGGCAACGTTTTGTTTCCGGGCTTCCGCGAGCGTCTGGAAGCGGAACTTCGCTCGCTGGTTCCTGCTCACATTCCCGTCAAGGTCACGCTGCCCGACAA TCCCATCACGTACGCGTGGGAAGGAGGGAAGCTGCTGGCAAACGATCCGGACTACGAGGAGATGGTGGTGACGCGCGACGACTACGAGGAGAACGGACATTACATTTGTGAAGAGAAGTTTGACATCTGA
- the sycp3 gene encoding synaptonemal complex protein 3 isoform X1, which produces MSAGKRMKKKRLVEEVHAKVFDFSPIAKKKAQHVSSEDDPGEESQEKTSHDEKVPLRKRASEDDTVAVGSEVHNMLERFGADINKVMLSKRKRLESLTNTYMSGGQQKMEQLWNNYHKQRQKMTQECSQQLSSVVQQWQTDVEQMHEQEEKLHSLMRQQQKVVQQSKVLQKQKVEAMQELFKNFVKNMEEMEKSHEDVVHRAQQELRKEMATMQKKILMDTQQQEMASVRKSLQAMLF; this is translated from the exons ATGTCGGCtggaaaaagaatgaagaagaagaggctCGTCGAAGAGGTTCACGCGAAAGTCTTTGACTTTTCTCCAATTGCCAAGAAGAAAGCGCAACACGTCAGCTCAGAAGATGACCCCGGGGAAG AGTCACAAGAGAAAACTTCACATGATGAAAAAGTTCCGTTGAGGAAACGAGCATCTGAAGACGACACAGTTGCTGTTGG GAGTGAAGTTCACAACATGTTGGAGCGCTTTGGAG CCGACATCAACAAGGTGATGCTGAGCAAGCGCAAGCGTCTGGAAAGTTTGACCAACACGTACATGAGCGGAGGGCAGCAGAAAATGGAGCAGCTGTGGAACAACTACCACAAGCAGAG gcagaagatgactcaagagtGCTCTCAGCAGCTGTCGTCAGTGGTGCAGCAGTGGCAGACGGACGTGGAACAAATGCACGAGCAGGAGGAGAAGCTCCAT AGTCTGATGCGCCAGCAGCAGAAGGTGGTCCAGCAGAGCAAAGTTCTTCAAAAGCAGAAAGTGGAGGCCATGCAGGAGCTCTTCAAGAACTTTGTCAAG AACATGGAGGAGATGGAGAAGAGCCACGAGGACGTGGTGCATCGGGCGCAGCAGGAGCTGAGGAAGGAGATGGCCACCATGCAAAAGAAGATCCTCATGGACACC CAACAACAAGAAATGGCGTCGGTGCGCAAGTCCCTGCAGGCCATGCTCTTCTAG
- the sycp3 gene encoding synaptonemal complex protein 3 isoform X2, with product MSAGKRMKKKRLVEEVHAKVFDFSPIAKKKAQHVSSEDDPGEESQEKTSHDEKVPLRKRASEDDTVAVGSEVHNMLERFGADINKVMLSKRKRLESLTNTYMSGGQQKMEQLWNNYHKQRQKMTQECSQQLSSVVQQWQTDVEQMHEQEEKLHNMEEMEKSHEDVVHRAQQELRKEMATMQKKILMDTQQQEMASVRKSLQAMLF from the exons ATGTCGGCtggaaaaagaatgaagaagaagaggctCGTCGAAGAGGTTCACGCGAAAGTCTTTGACTTTTCTCCAATTGCCAAGAAGAAAGCGCAACACGTCAGCTCAGAAGATGACCCCGGGGAAG AGTCACAAGAGAAAACTTCACATGATGAAAAAGTTCCGTTGAGGAAACGAGCATCTGAAGACGACACAGTTGCTGTTGG GAGTGAAGTTCACAACATGTTGGAGCGCTTTGGAG CCGACATCAACAAGGTGATGCTGAGCAAGCGCAAGCGTCTGGAAAGTTTGACCAACACGTACATGAGCGGAGGGCAGCAGAAAATGGAGCAGCTGTGGAACAACTACCACAAGCAGAG gcagaagatgactcaagagtGCTCTCAGCAGCTGTCGTCAGTGGTGCAGCAGTGGCAGACGGACGTGGAACAAATGCACGAGCAGGAGGAGAAGCTCCAT AACATGGAGGAGATGGAGAAGAGCCACGAGGACGTGGTGCATCGGGCGCAGCAGGAGCTGAGGAAGGAGATGGCCACCATGCAAAAGAAGATCCTCATGGACACC CAACAACAAGAAATGGCGTCGGTGCGCAAGTCCCTGCAGGCCATGCTCTTCTAG